GTGCGGGCTCCGATGCACCGCATGGGTCCGGCCCGCGCGGTCCGGCAGCAGGCCTTCCCGACCGAGCGCATAGGTGTAGCGGGCACCCGCGTTGTGGAAGGCGAGCACAGCCGCGAAGACGCTCGTACAGAACAGCAGGCGCATGATCGTGGTGAACCAGGACCCGATATAGGAATCGCCGAGTTCGAACAGGAATGTCGTCGGGTCCGTGAGCTTTTCGATGAAGCCGCGGGTATCGTCCACGCCCGCACCATTGATCATCAGGAAGGTGACGACGGTGTAGACGACGCCGATGGTGAGGACGGACAGAAACGTCGCGCGCGGCACCGTCCGCTTCGGGTCCGCGGTTTCCTCACCGTAGATCGCGGTGGCCTCGAAACCGACGAACGACGCGAAACAGAACAGCAGCGCGATCGGCAGGGAACCACTGGTCAGCGCGCTCGGTGTCAGTGGCGCCCCGCTCAGTGCGGTGCTGCCGAAGGTGCCACCGCGCACCGCGATCACCGCCGCCAGCACGAGGACGACGAGGAACTCGGCGGCCACCAGCACCGACAGCATCTTGACCGAGAGATCGATCTGCCGGTATCCGAGCACCGCGACGAGGGCGATGCCGAGCAGCGCGTACACCCACCAGTCGAGCGTGAGCCCGAATTCGTCGGCCACGAAACCACCGGTCGCGGCGCCGAAGAGGCCCCAGAGACCGATCTGCATGGCGTTGTAGCTCAGCAACGCGAGATACGCTGCCGCGCCGCCGCATTGCGGACCGAGACCACGGGTGACGTAGGAGTAGAACGCGCCGGTACTGATGTGATGACGCGCCATCGCCGTATACCCGATGGCGAACACCAGCAACGTGCCCGCGGTCAGAACATAGGCGCCGGGCACGCCCGGCCCGTTGCCGAGCAGCATCGCCACCGGCGCGCCGCCCGCCATTGCGGTCAGCGGCGCCGCCGCCGAGATGACGAAGAACGTCACGCCGAACACGCCGAGCGAACCGCGGCGCAACCGATCGTCGTGCCGGACCGGCTCGTTCGACACCGGGCTCTCTCTGGTCACGCTTCGTCCTTCGCGAATTCGGCGACCGCTGCCGCTGGGCGGTGCGGGGAAAGCAGGATACGGCCGAAGAATTCGGCCAGGTCCGTGGTGGCCGTGAGCGAAAGTACCGCCGCCACATACTGATCGGGGCGTACGACGATCACGGCGCCGCTGCTGTCGATGCCGCGTTCGGCGAAGATGTCGACCTGAGGATCGGTCGCGTACACCTTTTCGTAGTCGACCACCCGGAACGGCCCGACCGTCGGCAGGAAGGTCGCCGGCACCGCCGTGAGGTCGACCTCGGTGTGTGCCTGCCGGTAGATCACCTTCACGTCGAAGACGCTGTCGATGTCGGCGTCCTTCGGTGTGTACGCGACCACCGGAGAGTCCGGCGACGTGGCGAGCCACTGCGCCCACCCGTCCAGCGCGGTCCCCGCCGTGGCCGCATCGGCCGCGAAAGCGTAGATGCGCCAACGCCCGTCGGCGCGATGGTGATGACCGAGATGGACCGGGTTCGCATCCGCGACCCGGACCACCGGTGCCGATTTGAAGCGCTTTCCGATCGGAAAGCCGGGCGCGAGATGCTGCTGGGTCCGGTCCCCGACGATCATCGACGGCTGGTACTCCGTCATGAATCCGGCGGGAAATTCCGCGGTCTTGACGTAGAAATCCTCCAACTCGGAGGGCGACTCGAACTCCTCCGGACGTTTGGCCATCATGCTCGACCATTCGCGGTCGAAGTCGATGAGCTTGCGCGCGATCACCTGTCGCTCCGCCGAATACGTCGCCAGCAGGGTCTCCGGACTCCGGCCCGCGAGCACGTGACCCAGCTTCCAGCCGAGGTTGAAGCCGTCCTGCAGCGAGACGTTCATGCCCTGTCCGGCCTTCGCGCTGTGCGTGTGACAGGCGTCGCCGGTGATGAACACCCGCGGCGTGCGGCTGCCCAGCTCGTCGAGCGGCACATCGTCGAAGCGATCGGTCACCCGATGGCCGACCTCGTAGACGCTGTGCCACGCGACATTCCGAACCTCGAGGGTGTAGGGATGCAGGATCGCGTTGGCCTGCTCGATGATCGCCTCGATACCGGTGGCACGCACCTTGCCGTTGTCGTCCGCGGGGACTTCGCCCAGGTCGACGTACATACGGAACAGATAGCCGCCCTCGCGCGGAATGTGCAGAATGCTGCCGCCGGAACCGGATTGGATGGCGCATTTTGTGCGGATATCCGGAAAGTCCGTCACGGCCAATACATCCATCACGCCCCAGGCGTGGAATGCCTTGTCGCCCTTCGGTACACAGCCGATACAAGCACGCACCCGGCTGTGCGCCCCGTCCGCGCCGACCACATACTTCGCGCGTACCGTCCGCAGCTGTCCGTCGCGTTCGCCCGCCGAGTGCGCGAGCGTGACCACCACCGGATAAGCGCCGCCGGTGAGTTCCAGGTCGCGGAACTCGTAGCCGTAGTCCGGCCGCATCCGGGTGGGGGCGTTGTGCATCGCCTCGGCGAAGTAGTCGAGCACCCGGGCCTGGTTCACCAGCAGATGCGGGAACTCGCTGATCCCGGTCGGATCGTCCTGGGTCCGTGCGGCGCGCACGATCCGGCTCCGATCCGTGGGATCCGGTTTCCAGAACGTCATTTCGGTGATGCGGAACGCCTCGGCGATGAGGCGTTCGGCGAAGCCGAACGCCTGGAACGTCTCCACGCTGCGCGCCTGGATGCCGTCGGCCTGTCCGATGGCCAACCGACCCGGGCGCCGTTCGATGATCCGGGTGACGACGGTGGGAAACTGCGCCAGCTGCGCGGCGGTGATCATGCCGGCCGGGCCGGTGCCCACGATCAGCACGTCCACCTCGTCGGGGAGTTCGTCCGGGCGGTCGAGGCCGACGCCCGCGGCCGGTTGGATGCGCGGATCGGTGGACACGTATCCGTAATGGTGGAACTGCATTGTTCAGACCCTCGTCATTCCTCTGATGGGGCTGATCGCCTGTGCCGCTTCGTGATCCGGCCCCAGTGGGATCCCGCTGCGATCGCGCAGCACCGCGGTCGCCACCAGGCTCAGCAGCACGAACCCGCCGAGATAGAGCACGACCGAGGTGGTCGTGCCGGTGGCCCGGACGAGCGCCGTGGCGATCGTCGGCGCGAACGCGCCGCCGAGGATCGCCCCGAGCGCGTAGGACACCGCGACGCCGGAGAAGCGGACCGACGCCGGGAACAGCTCGGCGTAGAGCGCGGCCTGCGGGCCGTAGGTGAAGCCGAGGCCCACCGTCAGCAGCGCGAGTCCACCGCACAGCAGCCACGGATTGCCGGTGTCCACCAGCGGGAACAGCGGAATCAAGGCGGCGAGTACAAGCACCCAGCCGATGAGATAGGTTGTGCGCCTGCCGATTCGGTCGCTGAGCGCGGCACCGAGCCAGGTGCAGAGTAACCAGGTGACCGCGGAACCGGCGACCGCCCACAGTACCGGCCCGCGGTCGAGACCGACCGGCCCGTGCACATCGGTGGCGTAGTTCTGGATATAACCGCCGGTCGTCAGATACCCCACGGCGTTGTTGCCCGCGAAGACGAGCGCCGCGACGAGGACGAGCAGCCCGTGCCTGCGAAACAGCTCGAGGACGGGCATCGTCGCCCGTTCACTGCGCTCGGCGAGTTCCACGAAGACCGGGCTCTCCTCGACGCGCCTGCGGATGTAATGGCCGATCACGATGAGCACGATGGACAGCAGGAACGGGACGCGCCAACCCCATTCGAGGAAGGCGTCCCCCGGCGCGATCACCGTCATCAGGGCCAGCACGCCGGAGGCCAGCAGCAGCCCGAGCGGGACGCCCACCTGCGGCGCGGCCCCGAACACCCCGCGCTTGCCGGCGGGTGCGTGTTCGACGGCCAGGAGCACGGCCCCGCCCCATTCCCCGCCCGCGGAGACGCCCTGCAGGATGCGCAGCAGGATCAGCGCGACGGGAGCGGCGATACCGATCGTGGCGTAGGTCGGGAGCAGGCCGATCAGCGTGGTCGCGGCGCCCATGGCCACCAGCGTCACCATCAGGATGACGCGGCGGCCGTACTTGTCCCCGAAATGACCGGCCAGGAACGCGCCGAGCGGGCGGAACAGGAAACTGATCCCCACCGTGAGAAAGGAGAGCAGGGTCGCGATCGAGTCTCCCGCGGGTTGGAAGAAGAGCTTGCCGAAGACCAGTCCGGCGGCCCCGGCGTAGACGAAGTAGTCGTACCACTCGATCGTCGTGCCGACCACGGTCGCGAAAACGACTCGGCGGCGGTCGGTTTCGCTGACGACCGGCGGGTTCGGCATCCCAGACCGGGGTGGCGCGCTCATCTGGGACTC
This genomic stretch from Nocardia brasiliensis ATCC 700358 harbors:
- a CDS encoding APC family permease, whose product is MTRESPVSNEPVRHDDRLRRGSLGVFGVTFFVISAAAPLTAMAGGAPVAMLLGNGPGVPGAYVLTAGTLLVFAIGYTAMARHHISTGAFYSYVTRGLGPQCGGAAAYLALLSYNAMQIGLWGLFGAATGGFVADEFGLTLDWWVYALLGIALVAVLGYRQIDLSVKMLSVLVAAEFLVVLVLAAVIAVRGGTFGSTALSGAPLTPSALTSGSLPIALLFCFASFVGFEATAIYGEETADPKRTVPRATFLSVLTIGVVYTVVTFLMINGAGVDDTRGFIEKLTDPTTFLFELGDSYIGSWFTTIMRLLFCTSVFAAVLAFHNAGARYTYALGREGLLPDRAGRTHAVHRSPHVGSIAQSALALLVVAVFAVTGQDPVRALFTWLTNLGTLGVIALMAACSFAVVAFFRRNRDLDRNVARTLVAPVVAGLALIAVLGYAIGNFDMLISSGGILVWLLPSLLVVAALLGVAAALRLRTRAPQRYAEMGRHYV
- a CDS encoding MFS transporter, with translation MPNPPVVSETDRRRVVFATVVGTTIEWYDYFVYAGAAGLVFGKLFFQPAGDSIATLLSFLTVGISFLFRPLGAFLAGHFGDKYGRRVILMVTLVAMGAATTLIGLLPTYATIGIAAPVALILLRILQGVSAGGEWGGAVLLAVEHAPAGKRGVFGAAPQVGVPLGLLLASGVLALMTVIAPGDAFLEWGWRVPFLLSIVLIVIGHYIRRRVEESPVFVELAERSERATMPVLELFRRHGLLVLVAALVFAGNNAVGYLTTGGYIQNYATDVHGPVGLDRGPVLWAVAGSAVTWLLCTWLGAALSDRIGRRTTYLIGWVLVLAALIPLFPLVDTGNPWLLCGGLALLTVGLGFTYGPQAALYAELFPASVRFSGVAVSYALGAILGGAFAPTIATALVRATGTTTSVVLYLGGFVLLSLVATAVLRDRSGIPLGPDHEAAQAISPIRGMTRV
- a CDS encoding FAD-binding monooxygenase; translated protein: MQFHHYGYVSTDPRIQPAAGVGLDRPDELPDEVDVLIVGTGPAGMITAAQLAQFPTVVTRIIERRPGRLAIGQADGIQARSVETFQAFGFAERLIAEAFRITEMTFWKPDPTDRSRIVRAARTQDDPTGISEFPHLLVNQARVLDYFAEAMHNAPTRMRPDYGYEFRDLELTGGAYPVVVTLAHSAGERDGQLRTVRAKYVVGADGAHSRVRACIGCVPKGDKAFHAWGVMDVLAVTDFPDIRTKCAIQSGSGGSILHIPREGGYLFRMYVDLGEVPADDNGKVRATGIEAIIEQANAILHPYTLEVRNVAWHSVYEVGHRVTDRFDDVPLDELGSRTPRVFITGDACHTHSAKAGQGMNVSLQDGFNLGWKLGHVLAGRSPETLLATYSAERQVIARKLIDFDREWSSMMAKRPEEFESPSELEDFYVKTAEFPAGFMTEYQPSMIVGDRTQQHLAPGFPIGKRFKSAPVVRVADANPVHLGHHHRADGRWRIYAFAADAATAGTALDGWAQWLATSPDSPVVAYTPKDADIDSVFDVKVIYRQAHTEVDLTAVPATFLPTVGPFRVVDYEKVYATDPQVDIFAERGIDSSGAVIVVRPDQYVAAVLSLTATTDLAEFFGRILLSPHRPAAAVAEFAKDEA